One region of Danio rerio strain Tuebingen ecotype United States chromosome 5, GRCz12tu, whole genome shotgun sequence genomic DNA includes:
- the brd3os gene encoding uncharacterized protein BRD3OS gives MTERCPLAEKAMSEGYARLRFRDTSLLIWQQQQLELQKAPPSNYLSRSQSSWYSRYGNQAVVVRDKTRLQDSDGDGQSRICAVM, from the coding sequence ATGACGGAGCGCTGTCCATTAGCCGAGAAGGCGATGTCGGAGGGCTACGCGCGGCTCCGCTTCAGGGACACGTCGCTGTTGATctggcagcagcagcagctggAGCTCCAGAAGGCGCCGCCAAGCAACTACCTGAGCCGCAGCCAGAGCTCCTGGTACAGCCGCTACGGAAACCAGGCGGTGGTGGTGCGCGACAAGACGAGACTGCAGGACTCTGACGGAGATGGACAATCCCGCATTTGCGCGGTTATGTGA